The following proteins are encoded in a genomic region of Gopherus flavomarginatus isolate rGopFla2 chromosome 14, rGopFla2.mat.asm, whole genome shotgun sequence:
- the CIDEC gene encoding cell death activator CIDE-3, producing the protein MDYAKKSLGLLSPSSLSRCVSVSASMTQQLLSSPVPRARPYRICNWDRSIRKGLVAESLRDLLDKVRTMLLMVGTISLVLDEDGTSVETEEFFQTLEEGTVFMVLGSGQTWRAAKMAGYQLSLSRKPRRRIDVACVTFDLYKTNPQDLGCLNVKATLYGTYSMSYDLQCYGAKRLMKEALRWTLFTMQATGHVLLGTSCYMHQLLDATEEQREEEASSLRRLQPLHCRKMLQ; encoded by the exons ATGGACTATGCCAAGAAGTCACTAGGCCTGCTGTCCCCAAGCTCCCTCTCCAG GTGTGTTTCTGTCAGTGCCTCCATGACCCAGCAGCTGCTGTCCAGTCCTGTCCCCAGGGCCCGGCCCTATCGCATCTGCAACTGGGACCGTAGCATCCGCAAGGGCCTTGTGGCAGAGAGCCTGAGGGACCTGCTTGACAAG GTCCGTACCATGTTGCTGATGGTGGGCACCATTTCACTCGTCCTGGATGAGGATGGCACCAGTGTGGAGACAGAGGAGTTCTTCCAGACGCTGGAGGAGGGCACTGTGTTCATGGTACTAGGCAGTGGGCAGACATGGCGTGCAGCCAAG ATGGCAGGGTACCAGCTGTCTCTCTCCCGCAAGCCCCGCCGGAGGATTGATGTGGCGTGTGTGACTTTTGACCTATACAAGACCAACCCCCAGGACTTGGGCTGCTTGAATGTCAAGGCCACGCTCTATGGCACATATAGCATGTCCTATGACCTGCAGTGCTATGGGGCAAAGAGGCTCATGAA ggAAGCCCTGCGCTGGACTCTCTTCACCATGCAGGCCACAGGCCATGTGCTGCTCGGCACCTCCTGCTACATGCACCAGCTGCTGGATGCTACAGAGGAACAGAGAGAAGAAGAGGCCTCATCTCTGAGGCGCCTTCAGCCCCTTCACTGCAGGAAGATGCTTCAGTAA